One Tiliqua scincoides isolate rTilSci1 chromosome 9, rTilSci1.hap2, whole genome shotgun sequence DNA segment encodes these proteins:
- the NBL1 gene encoding neuroblastoma suppressor of tumorigenicity 1, with amino-acid sequence MMLRLLVSTLLPALLLAAPPINKLALFPDKSAWCEAKNITQIVGHSGCESKSIQNRACLGQCFSYSVPNTFPQSTESLVHCDSCMPAQSLWEIVTLDCPSSEDIPRVDKLVEKILHCSCQACGKEQSQEGALFNVYLNADENLPAEAPNPHPFSHHPAEASSSRHHRQHVEELEN; translated from the exons ATGATGCTGCGGCTCTTGGTGAgcaccctcctccccgccctgctCCTGGCAGCCCCTCCCATCAACAAGCTGGCACTTTTCCCAGACAAGAGCGCCTGGTGCGAGGCCAAGAACATCACACAGATTGTTGGGCATAGTGGCTGCGAGTCCAAGTCCATCCAGAACAG gGCGTGCCTGGGCCAGTGCTTCAGCTACAGTGTCCCCAACACCTTTCCACAGTCCACGGAGTCCCTGGTGCACTGTGACTCCTGCATGCCAGCCCAGTCCTTGTGGGAAATT GTGACGCTGGACTGCCCCAGCAGTGAGGATATTCCACGGGTGGACAAGCTGGTGGAGAAAAtcctgcactgcagctgccaggCCTGCGGGAAGGAGCAGAGTCAGGAGGGAGCACTCTTCAACGTCTACCTGAATGCTGATGAGAACCTGCCTGCCGAGGCTCCCAACCCTCACCCCTTCAGCCACCACCCAGCAGAAGCGTCCTCCAGCCGCCACCACCGCCAGCACGTCGAGGAGCTGGAGAACTGA